One Streptomyces sp. V4I8 genomic window carries:
- a CDS encoding enoyl-CoA hydratase family protein — protein MTLVGRARARGVETLTLDSPQNRNALSAALVGELTDALTDCGKDAGVRAIVLTHTGNTFCAGADLRDPPPPDGLVALLRQIVELPKPVVARVTGHVRAGGLGLLAACDISAASAQATFAFTEVRIGVAPAVISLPLLPRTDPRALARYYLTGERLTAPEAARIGLLTTAGEDVDEALAPVLDGLRRASPQALAETKALLTAKVLETFDRDAADLTALSARLFSSAQAREGMTAFLERRDPEWVV, from the coding sequence CACGCGCGCGTGGCGTCGAAACCCTCACCCTCGACTCCCCGCAGAACCGCAACGCGCTCTCGGCGGCCCTCGTGGGCGAGCTGACCGACGCGCTGACGGACTGCGGCAAGGACGCCGGCGTACGCGCGATCGTCCTCACCCACACCGGCAACACGTTCTGCGCGGGCGCCGACCTGCGCGACCCCCCGCCCCCGGACGGCCTGGTGGCGCTGCTCCGGCAGATCGTGGAGCTGCCCAAACCGGTCGTCGCCCGGGTCACCGGGCACGTACGCGCGGGCGGCCTGGGCCTGCTCGCGGCCTGTGACATCTCGGCCGCCTCGGCACAGGCCACCTTCGCCTTCACGGAGGTGCGTATAGGCGTCGCCCCCGCGGTGATCTCCCTCCCGCTCCTGCCCCGCACGGACCCCCGCGCCCTGGCCCGCTACTACCTCACCGGCGAACGCCTCACGGCGCCCGAGGCGGCCCGTATCGGCCTGCTCACGACGGCGGGCGAGGACGTCGACGAGGCGCTGGCCCCCGTCCTGGACGGCCTGCGCCGGGCCTCCCCCCAGGCCCTGGCCGAGACGAAGGCGCTGCTCACGGCTAAGGTGCTGGAAACCTTCGACCGGGACGCGGCCGACCTGACCGCGCTCTCGGCCCGGCTGTTCTCCTCCGCGCAGGCCCGCGAGGGGATGACGGCCTTCCTAGAAAGACGGGATCCGGAATGGGTGGTGTGA